The following coding sequences lie in one Alloacidobacterium dinghuense genomic window:
- a CDS encoding CHRD domain-containing protein, producing MTKAFSNTTIGESVLQFAALLIKSLLLLSALFVLLQQGSNAHAQEWDRGDTLKADLVSFEQVPSVLAPSHGKFEAQINDNETISFELSYANMSSAVVQAHIHFGASMTNGGVVVFLCGGNVKPPCPASGTVTGTITASDVSILPSTNVDSVIPQGIEPGNLAGLIKAIRRGDTYINVHTTNFPSGEIRGQVRIQ from the coding sequence ATGACGAAGGCATTCAGCAACACAACCATCGGCGAATCGGTTCTTCAGTTCGCTGCTCTACTCATAAAATCGCTTCTTCTGCTCTCAGCTCTATTCGTGCTCTTACAGCAGGGAAGCAATGCCCATGCCCAGGAATGGGATCGTGGAGATACCTTAAAGGCCGACCTGGTCTCGTTTGAACAGGTTCCCTCTGTTCTCGCACCGAGTCACGGGAAGTTCGAAGCTCAGATCAACGATAACGAGACGATCTCATTCGAGTTGTCATATGCAAACATGAGCAGCGCTGTTGTTCAGGCCCACATTCACTTCGGTGCAAGCATGACGAATGGCGGCGTTGTTGTATTTCTGTGCGGCGGCAACGTAAAACCGCCGTGCCCTGCTTCCGGCACGGTAACCGGAACAATCACTGCCTCGGATGTAAGTATTCTGCCGTCAACCAACGTCGACTCGGTCATTCCCCAGGGTATCGAGCCAGGCAATTTGGCGGGTCTCATTAAGGCAATCCGCCGCGGCGATACCTACATCAACGTCCACACCACGAATTTTCCTTCGGGTGAAATCCGCGGCCAGGTTCGCATTCAGTAA